One Pseudomonadota bacterium genomic window carries:
- the tadA gene encoding tRNA adenosine(34) deaminase TadA codes for MNGEDSAFRPGGLRAADDERWMRQALALARRAEEHGEVPVGAVVVLNDEIIGEGWNQPIHRNDPTAHAEIMALRRAAERIGNYRMPGCSLIVTLEPCVMCAGASVHARIARMLYGARDPQAGAAGSVFEILGSGRFNHYVEVRGGILEAECCSLLKQFFERRRVEARNAAQASRCGG; via the coding sequence ATGAACGGCGAGGACTCGGCGTTCCGGCCAGGGGGCCTAAGGGCAGCGGATGATGAGCGCTGGATGCGGCAGGCGCTCGCTCTCGCCCGCCGTGCCGAAGAACACGGCGAAGTCCCCGTCGGCGCCGTCGTGGTGCTCAATGATGAGATCATTGGGGAAGGGTGGAACCAACCGATCCACCGCAACGATCCCACCGCCCATGCCGAGATCATGGCCCTGCGGCGTGCGGCGGAGCGGATTGGAAATTACCGCATGCCCGGCTGCTCTTTGATCGTAACCTTGGAACCCTGTGTCATGTGCGCGGGCGCCAGCGTGCATGCTCGGATCGCGCGGATGCTCTACGGTGCGCGTGATCCGCAGGCGGGGGCGGCGGGCAGCGTCTTCGAGATCCTAGGCAGCGGCCGCTTTAATCACTACGTGGAAGTGCGGGGCGGGATCCTCGAGGCCGAATGTTGTAGTTTACTTAAACAATTTTTTGAGCGGCGTCGCGTGGAAGCGAGGAACGCCGCGCAGGCATCACGGTGCGGCGGCTAG